From one Microlunatus sp. Gsoil 973 genomic stretch:
- a CDS encoding ABC transporter permease, which translates to MLRYLTKRVIMSLAIIYIVLTLSFFMIRLMPGNPMAALESQLRMQGGLTDQEIQQRVAAIYGVVPNDPILTQYKDYLLNILHGDLGVPITNPGTTVTAIIAEALPWTILIVAVSLIISFIIGVAIGSAMATFQDSIFTKVMTFVVSFLSAVPSYLVAIMLLYVLTATYRAFPAGGAYGVDVTPGPNLAYILSVLYHAVLPIVASVITSFGGWALAMKGSAVSVLGSEYVRAAESRGLSDRVISRSYVGRNSMLPMITQLALSIGFMFGGSVFVETYFQYPGIGYYMIQSVNQRDYSLMMGCFLLITVSVVITNLLVDLLYPLVDPRIVNPAARKKAEATQDGSEDVQALPVGGTVA; encoded by the coding sequence ATGCTCCGATATCTGACCAAGCGTGTGATCATGTCCCTGGCCATCATCTACATCGTGTTGACACTGTCGTTCTTCATGATCAGATTGATGCCCGGCAATCCGATGGCCGCGCTGGAGTCCCAGCTGCGGATGCAGGGTGGCCTGACCGACCAGGAGATCCAGCAACGGGTCGCCGCGATCTACGGCGTCGTGCCGAACGACCCCATTCTCACCCAGTACAAGGACTATCTGCTCAACATCCTGCACGGCGACCTCGGCGTGCCGATCACCAATCCGGGGACGACGGTCACCGCGATCATCGCCGAGGCTCTGCCGTGGACCATCCTGATCGTCGCCGTGTCGCTGATCATCAGCTTCATCATCGGTGTCGCGATCGGATCGGCGATGGCCACCTTCCAGGACAGCATCTTCACCAAGGTGATGACGTTCGTCGTCTCCTTCCTCAGCGCCGTGCCCAGCTACCTGGTCGCGATCATGCTCCTGTACGTGCTGACTGCCACCTATCGAGCCTTCCCGGCCGGCGGCGCGTACGGCGTCGACGTGACACCGGGGCCCAACCTCGCCTACATCCTGAGCGTGCTCTACCACGCCGTGCTGCCGATCGTCGCGTCCGTGATCACCTCCTTCGGTGGTTGGGCGCTGGCGATGAAGGGCAGCGCCGTCTCGGTGCTCGGCTCGGAGTATGTCCGGGCCGCAGAGTCCCGCGGACTCAGCGACCGGGTGATCAGCCGCTCCTACGTCGGCCGCAACTCGATGCTGCCGATGATCACGCAGCTGGCCCTGTCGATCGGCTTCATGTTCGGTGGTTCGGTGTTCGTCGAGACCTACTTCCAATACCCCGGGATCGGCTACTACATGATCCAGTCGGTCAACCAGCGTGACTACTCACTGATGATGGGCTGCTTCCTGCTGATCACCGTTTCGGTGGTGATCACTAACCTGCTGGTGGACCTGCTCTACCCGCTGGTCGATCCGCGGATCGTCAATCCCGCCGCGCGGAAGAAGGCCGAAGCCACCCAGGACGGCTCCGAGGACGTCCAGGCCCTGCCGGTCGGGGGGACGGTCGCATGA
- a CDS encoding ABC transporter substrate-binding protein, translating to MLGFNNHEYPLNIKEVRQALAYVIPRQQMSNAAYGTAQGAGGTWKEVNTGISPTMEKLYLPQDKIDQLNKYPVDPAKATQLLESKGFKKQGGQWMMPNGKPFKMTLTANADTSDIVTSFDSAAKALTAFGIKADVNATSGAQQDADQHNGDFDAGMYFVGGNDPLNQFDAMLGTGQNYASSGNYAGKRGLGFGPKVDVPGLGNVEINTTLDRQARQVAPGPKLNELTWDYAQMVNEQVPYIWYATKVYQFSYSDKTFTNWPPTDKNGSSPLWDIIGANMSAGVSLALQQGYIVPKK from the coding sequence GTGCTGGGATTCAACAACCATGAGTACCCGTTGAACATCAAGGAGGTCCGGCAGGCACTGGCCTACGTGATCCCGCGGCAGCAGATGAGCAACGCCGCCTACGGCACTGCTCAGGGCGCCGGCGGCACGTGGAAGGAAGTCAACACCGGCATCTCCCCGACGATGGAGAAGCTGTACCTGCCGCAGGACAAGATCGACCAGCTGAACAAGTACCCGGTCGATCCGGCCAAGGCAACCCAGCTGCTGGAGTCGAAGGGCTTCAAGAAGCAGGGCGGTCAGTGGATGATGCCGAACGGCAAGCCGTTCAAGATGACCCTGACGGCCAACGCCGACACCTCCGACATCGTCACCTCGTTCGACTCGGCCGCCAAGGCACTGACCGCCTTCGGCATCAAGGCCGACGTGAACGCGACGTCTGGTGCACAACAGGATGCCGATCAACACAACGGTGACTTCGACGCCGGCATGTACTTCGTCGGTGGCAACGACCCGCTGAACCAGTTCGACGCGATGCTGGGAACCGGGCAGAACTACGCCAGCTCCGGCAACTATGCCGGCAAGCGCGGCCTCGGCTTCGGCCCCAAGGTCGACGTTCCGGGTCTGGGCAACGTCGAGATCAACACCACGCTGGACCGCCAGGCCCGCCAGGTCGCCCCCGGCCCGAAGCTGAACGAGTTGACCTGGGACTACGCCCAGATGGTGAACGAGCAGGTCCCATACATCTGGTACGCGACCAAGGTCTACCAGTTCTCCTACTCGGACAAGACCTTCACCAACTGGCCGCCGACCGACAAGAACGGCAGCAGCCCGTTGTGGGACATCATCGGTGCGAACATGTCCGCAGGCGTTTCGCTGGCTCTGCAACAGGGCTACATCGTCCCGAAGAAGTAA
- a CDS encoding ABC transporter substrate-binding protein → MRKTRGLAGKRLVAVAAAGVAMTMAAACSAGTATSGSGGNAAGGNAGGGNSQGASAPYLSFSPCCSWNTTWSYNPYNVNALGIQNDFITLRLAVQNYPSLTDYTPQLADSWKVENNKLIVHIREGAKWQDGSPVTSKDVYDTALLDGTRGDGFWNDITGVKATDDQTVEFSLIKGQPIPLAENDILANILPYPSSVYGKFVTPQLEKDVPAYFAANKKDPDKAAKMPEFKRMGETFKKLAAEKVDKLIGDGPFQLDNITTKEARLSKWDGFWGADKIKIGGLDYLNGANQTIYPQLFSNRADFSNVYLPRRS, encoded by the coding sequence TTGCGTAAGACGCGTGGGCTGGCCGGCAAGCGTCTGGTGGCCGTCGCCGCCGCCGGCGTTGCGATGACCATGGCGGCAGCGTGTTCGGCCGGTACGGCCACCAGCGGAAGCGGCGGAAATGCCGCGGGCGGAAACGCCGGCGGCGGAAACAGCCAGGGCGCCTCCGCCCCGTACCTGTCCTTCTCGCCGTGCTGTAGCTGGAACACCACCTGGTCGTACAACCCGTACAACGTGAATGCGCTGGGTATCCAGAACGACTTCATCACGCTCCGGCTGGCCGTCCAGAACTACCCCAGCCTGACCGACTACACCCCGCAGCTGGCGGACAGCTGGAAGGTCGAGAACAACAAGCTCATCGTGCACATCCGCGAGGGCGCGAAGTGGCAGGACGGCAGCCCGGTCACCAGCAAGGACGTCTACGACACCGCGCTGCTTGACGGCACCCGCGGCGACGGCTTCTGGAACGACATCACCGGCGTCAAGGCCACCGACGATCAGACCGTCGAGTTCAGCCTGATCAAGGGGCAGCCGATCCCGCTGGCCGAGAACGACATCCTGGCCAACATCCTGCCCTACCCGTCGAGCGTGTACGGCAAGTTCGTCACGCCGCAACTGGAGAAGGACGTTCCGGCCTACTTCGCGGCCAACAAGAAGGACCCCGACAAGGCTGCGAAGATGCCGGAGTTCAAGCGGATGGGTGAGACCTTCAAGAAACTCGCCGCCGAGAAGGTCGACAAGCTGATCGGTGACGGCCCCTTCCAGCTGGACAACATCACCACCAAGGAGGCCCGACTCTCCAAGTGGGACGGCTTCTGGGGCGCGGACAAGATCAAGATCGGCGGCCTGGACTACCTGAACGGCGCCAACCAGACGATCTACCCGCAGCTGTTCTCCAACCGGGCCGACTTCTCCAACGTCTATCTCCCCCGCCGATCCTGA